A window of Aliarcobacter trophiarum LMG 25534 contains these coding sequences:
- a CDS encoding M48 family metallopeptidase has protein sequence MGYLKIISSATLIAILFSACTHKTPYTNRSQLILMSAQEELALGEKSYKESLSEVKVITGTTDAKRVQTIGQRIAVVANQPSYKWEFNLVDDNQANAFCLPGGKVVVYTGILKYAKNDDQLATVISHEIAHALARHGAERVTQGMIQQGVGLIGSVAVAATAPQYQNAFNQAYGLGSNLGVMLPYGRMQESEADEIGIYLMHKAGYNINEATKFWGNMSEGKSSESDFFSTHPSSQNRVKDIQTTINKINSETK, from the coding sequence ATGGGTTACTTAAAAATCATTTCATCTGCAACTTTGATAGCTATTTTATTTTCTGCTTGTACACATAAAACTCCATACACAAATAGGTCTCAACTAATTCTTATGTCAGCTCAAGAGGAGTTGGCATTGGGTGAAAAATCATATAAAGAGTCATTAAGTGAGGTAAAGGTAATAACAGGTACAACAGATGCAAAAAGAGTTCAAACTATTGGACAAAGAATTGCAGTGGTTGCAAATCAACCAAGTTACAAATGGGAATTTAACTTAGTTGATGATAATCAAGCAAATGCTTTTTGTCTTCCAGGAGGAAAAGTTGTTGTTTATACAGGTATCTTAAAATATGCCAAAAATGATGATCAACTAGCAACTGTAATCTCTCATGAAATAGCACATGCCCTTGCAAGGCACGGAGCAGAAAGAGTTACTCAAGGAATGATACAACAAGGTGTTGGACTAATTGGAAGTGTTGCTGTTGCTGCAACTGCACCACAATACCAAAATGCTTTTAATCAAGCTTATGGTTTAGGTTCAAATTTAGGAGTGATGCTTCCTTATGGAAGAATGCAAGAGAGTGAAGCAGATGAAATAGGAATTTATCTAATGCACAAAGCTGGATATAATATAAATGAAGCTACTAAATTTTGGGGAAATATGAGTGAAGGTAAAAGTAGTGAAAGTGACTTTTTCTCTACACACCCTAGCTCACAAAATAGAGTAAAAGATATACAAACAACAATAAACAAAATAAATAGTGAAACAAAATAG
- a CDS encoding DMT family transporter: MNEVVKAHIMILIATILIAGSFLASQKLSSVIDPISLTLLRFILALTLLSPIIIFSKNKLKKVFKVIPKAMIVSLVYTLYFIGMLKALEDTTVLNTGAIYTLVPLMTAILCIFFFKEKIPLKQLSIYLLGIISTCIVVFNADLKLFLTLSLNKGDIVFLLASLSMALYPIFIKLLYSKKDELIILVFATLIGGIVWMALTMQILNIPYEWNKLNLNHFYYLLYLVIGTTIITLFLYQKATLVLGAKKVMAYIYLSPAMVAIIMFLFENETISLGVLGGILLSTFATVIILRQK, translated from the coding sequence TTGAATGAAGTAGTAAAAGCACATATTATGATATTAATTGCAACTATTTTAATAGCTGGTTCTTTCTTAGCTTCACAAAAACTATCAAGTGTAATAGACCCAATATCTTTAACACTTTTAAGATTTATTTTGGCTCTTACTTTGTTATCTCCTATAATTATTTTCAGTAAAAATAAACTAAAAAAAGTTTTCAAAGTTATTCCAAAAGCTATGATTGTTAGCCTTGTATATACTTTATATTTTATAGGAATGCTAAAAGCTTTAGAAGATACGACTGTTTTAAATACAGGAGCAATTTATACTTTAGTTCCTTTAATGACAGCTATTTTATGTATATTTTTCTTTAAAGAAAAAATACCTTTAAAACAGCTATCTATATATCTTTTAGGAATAATTTCAACTTGTATAGTTGTATTTAATGCTGATTTAAAACTCTTTTTAACTCTATCTTTAAATAAAGGTGATATTGTATTTTTACTAGCTTCTCTCTCTATGGCTTTGTATCCAATTTTTATCAAACTTCTATATAGTAAAAAAGATGAGTTGATTATTTTGGTTTTTGCTACACTAATTGGCGGAATTGTTTGGATGGCTTTAACTATGCAAATACTAAATATTCCTTATGAATGGAATAAACTAAATTTAAATCACTTCTATTATCTACTCTATTTAGTAATAGGAACTACTATAATAACTCTATTTTTGTATCAAAAAGCAACTTTAGTTTTAGGAGCAAAAAAAGTTATGGCATATATTTATTTAAGCCCTGCAATGGTCGCTATCATAATGTTTTTATTTGAAAATGAGACTATATCTTTAGGAGTTTTAGGTGGAATTTTATTATCTACTTTTGCTACAGTTATTATTTTAAGACAAAAGTGA
- a CDS encoding LysR substrate-binding domain-containing protein, with the protein MTLKELNFFYKLCENSQVTQVANELGISQSAISLAIKSLENSLNEQLFDRVGKKLILNEKGRLFKEKTLFHYLSLIDASHIFEENKLAGNIKIAASKTISNYIMPNIYFDFLSRYKDVKLDISTINSTNIVEKILKSELDIGLIEVDVENSNLIKEKLANDELIVVTSDFNYFKKAFIDSIDKRWILREKGSGTREIFINYIGEISKELDIFMELQEFEEIKTIVLGNKNCVTALSKVAVKKELEEKKLFQIELKNIKLSREFYLIYHKDKTKNLLFNTFKEFIKSRFNENHLL; encoded by the coding sequence ATGACACTAAAAGAGCTGAATTTTTTTTATAAACTTTGTGAAAATTCACAAGTTACACAAGTTGCAAATGAATTAGGTATTAGTCAATCTGCAATCTCTTTAGCTATAAAATCTTTAGAAAATAGTCTAAATGAACAGCTTTTTGATAGGGTTGGTAAAAAACTAATCTTAAACGAAAAAGGAAGATTATTTAAAGAAAAAACACTTTTTCATTACTTGTCTTTGATTGATGCTTCACATATCTTTGAGGAGAATAAACTAGCTGGTAATATAAAAATAGCTGCTAGTAAAACAATCTCAAACTATATTATGCCAAATATATATTTTGATTTTTTATCAAGATATAAAGATGTGAAACTAGATATTTCCACAATAAATTCTACAAATATTGTAGAAAAGATTTTAAAATCAGAGCTTGATATTGGACTTATTGAAGTTGATGTAGAAAATAGTAATTTAATAAAAGAGAAACTTGCAAATGATGAACTAATAGTTGTAACAAGTGATTTTAATTATTTTAAAAAAGCATTTATTGATAGCATAGATAAAAGATGGATTTTAAGAGAAAAAGGTAGTGGAACAAGAGAGATTTTTATAAATTATATTGGTGAAATTTCAAAAGAGTTAGATATATTTATGGAGTTACAAGAGTTTGAAGAGATAAAAACTATTGTTTTAGGAAATAAAAACTGTGTAACAGCTCTATCAAAAGTTGCAGTAAAAAAAGAGCTGGAAGAGAAAAAACTTTTCCAAATAGAGCTTAAAAATATAAAATTAAGTAGAGAGTTTTATCTAATTTATCATAAAGATAAGACAAAAAACCTACTTTTTAATACTTTTAAAGAGTTTATAAAAAGTAGGTTTAATGAAAATCATCTTTTATAA
- a CDS encoding DUF423 domain-containing protein, whose product MIYDRRARFFLAITALLMASAIAFGAFGAHGLKKILTPEMLKVFHTGVEYQFYNTFGLFFATVLTMLRPYNNKLKVVQLLILVGTLIFSISLYLLTILNIPILGAITPIGGTLQIIAYLLLAYAILKDNK is encoded by the coding sequence ATGATTTATGATAGACGAGCTAGATTTTTTTTGGCAATAACTGCTCTTCTTATGGCAAGTGCAATAGCTTTTGGAGCTTTTGGAGCTCATGGATTGAAGAAAATTTTAACTCCTGAAATGTTAAAAGTATTTCATACAGGTGTTGAATATCAGTTTTATAATACTTTTGGACTTTTTTTTGCAACAGTTTTAACAATGTTAAGACCATACAATAATAAGTTAAAAGTTGTTCAATTACTAATTTTAGTTGGAACTTTAATTTTTAGTATATCTTTATATCTGCTCACAATTTTAAATATTCCAATTCTAGGAGCAATTACACCAATAGGTGGAACTTTACAGATTATTGCATATTTACTTTTGGCTTATGCAATTTTAAAAGATAACAAATAG
- a CDS encoding cache domain-containing protein, producing MATLLYFLFKYNNILNQKTLDIFVQNQVQIVQNELENQKNQALSLALMFSKNQDIINNLENNNNVELKKELLKLLNIIKTYTKNSIDIQIHTKDLEVFTRSWEDIDFGLKLESFREGLVKVKNSNEPYVSSELGKRFNIKAIAPIYNNKNLFVGSIEVIVDFNPLINRLKGLGIDSMILLEKDYLNIATYHVDNTKLENYVILQSSFSKSLLDTLIKNPDYLKKNSFYYETNEKVFTQIPLGEFGNKSVGILIISFDKNLNSFRYLPKYDYFGDIDIKEDRKNLKEVQKKEIIIR from the coding sequence ATGGCTACTTTACTATATTTCTTATTTAAATATAACAATATTTTAAATCAAAAAACTTTAGATATTTTTGTACAAAATCAAGTGCAAATTGTACAAAATGAACTAGAAAATCAGAAAAATCAAGCTTTATCTTTAGCTTTAATGTTTTCTAAAAATCAAGATATTATAAATAATTTAGAAAACAACAATAATGTAGAACTAAAAAAAGAGCTTCTAAAGCTACTTAATATAATAAAAACATATACAAAAAATAGTATTGATATACAAATTCACACAAAAGATTTAGAAGTTTTTACTAGAAGTTGGGAAGATATTGATTTTGGACTAAAACTAGAGAGTTTTAGAGAAGGTCTTGTAAAGGTAAAAAATTCAAATGAACCTTATGTCTCAAGTGAATTAGGTAAAAGATTTAATATTAAAGCTATAGCACCTATTTACAATAATAAAAATTTATTTGTTGGCTCAATTGAAGTAATAGTTGATTTTAATCCACTTATAAATAGGCTAAAAGGCTTAGGTATTGATTCGATGATTTTACTTGAAAAAGATTATTTAAATATTGCAACTTATCATGTTGATAATACTAAACTAGAAAATTATGTAATTTTGCAAAGTAGTTTTAGTAAGAGTTTACTTGATACTTTAATAAAAAATCCAGATTATCTTAAAAAAAATAGTTTCTATTATGAAACAAATGAAAAAGTTTTTACTCAAATTCCTCTAGGAGAGTTTGGAAATAAGAGTGTTGGAATTTTGATAATAAGTTTTGACAAAAATCTAAATAGCTTTCGATATTTACCAAAGTATGACTATTTTGGAGATATAGATATAAAAGAGGATAGAAAGAATTTAAAAGAAGTTCAAAAAAAAGAGATAATAATTAGATGA
- a CDS encoding phosphoribosyltransferase, which produces MCKNDTLKLLYLVKDFKADALLSIARGGLTLSHLMAQALNKRELFTINSISYDRKNQKESVEIFNIPDLSSYKRVLIIDDIVDSGKTMKTILEILNNKFPNTKFKLATLFYKPTALVKPDFYVKETDIWIEFFWEVDVQIDEENKEVKI; this is translated from the coding sequence ATGTGTAAAAATGATACTTTAAAACTTCTATATTTAGTAAAAGATTTTAAAGCAGATGCACTTTTAAGTATTGCAAGAGGTGGATTAACTCTATCCCATCTTATGGCTCAAGCTCTAAATAAAAGAGAGCTTTTTACAATAAATTCAATATCTTATGATAGAAAAAATCAAAAAGAGAGTGTTGAAATTTTTAATATTCCAGATTTAAGTTCTTATAAAAGAGTCTTGATAATTGATGATATAGTTGATAGTGGAAAAACTATGAAAACTATTTTGGAAATATTAAATAATAAATTCCCAAATACAAAGTTCAAATTAGCAACACTTTTTTATAAGCCAACTGCTTTAGTAAAACCTGATTTCTATGTGAAAGAGACAGATATCTGGATTGAATTTTTTTGGGAAGTTGATGTACAAATAGATGAAGAAAATAAAGAGGTAAAGATATGA
- a CDS encoding YbhB/YbcL family Raf kinase inhibitor-like protein — MINKILLSLVFCASFLFADNFTLKSSDLKGQLTKKQEFNGFGCSGENISPQLSWENAPNGTKSFAITVYDPDAPTGSGWWHWIIFNISKDRASIPAGFGNSDSKDAIQSITDYGKSGFGGACPPVGNRAHRYIFTIHALDVESLDLDKNTNAATVGYYINSHTISKASIISYYKR, encoded by the coding sequence ATGATAAATAAAATTTTATTAAGCTTAGTATTTTGTGCAAGTTTTCTATTTGCAGATAATTTTACTTTAAAAAGTAGTGATTTAAAAGGGCAATTAACAAAGAAGCAAGAGTTTAATGGTTTTGGTTGTAGTGGAGAGAATATTTCACCACAATTATCTTGGGAAAATGCACCAAATGGTACAAAATCATTTGCAATTACAGTTTATGATCCAGATGCACCAACAGGTTCAGGTTGGTGGCATTGGATTATTTTTAATATTTCAAAAGATAGAGCTTCAATTCCAGCTGGATTTGGAAATAGTGACTCAAAAGATGCGATACAAAGTATAACTGACTATGGTAAATCTGGTTTTGGTGGAGCTTGTCCTCCTGTTGGAAATAGAGCTCATAGATATATTTTTACTATTCATGCACTTGATGTTGAATCTTTGGATTTAGATAAAAATACAAATGCTGCAACAGTTGGATATTATATAAATTCTCATACAATTTCAAAAGCTTCAATCATCTCTTATTATAAAAGATGA
- the sugE gene encoding quaternary ammonium compound efflux SMR transporter SugE — MSWGILFLAGLFEIAWAIGLKYSEGFTKLTPSVFTIVTMIISFYLLSLALKSLPLGTAYAVWVGIGTIGTVIAGIFMFGESMNLIRIVSILFIILGIIGLKLTTN; from the coding sequence ATGAGTTGGGGAATACTATTTTTAGCTGGATTATTTGAGATAGCTTGGGCTATTGGATTAAAATACAGTGAAGGTTTTACAAAATTAACTCCTAGTGTTTTTACTATTGTTACTATGATTATAAGTTTCTATCTTCTTAGTCTTGCATTAAAATCTCTTCCTTTGGGAACAGCTTATGCTGTTTGGGTAGGAATTGGAACTATTGGTACAGTTATTGCTGGAATATTTATGTTTGGCGAATCTATGAATTTAATTAGGATAGTAAGTATATTGTTTATTATTTTGGGAATTATTGGCTTAAAACTAACTACAAATTAA
- a CDS encoding response regulator transcription factor: MIKILLLEDDYLYKISIKEFLEELDFAVDDFDNGEDALNAIFDKKYDLLLLDIRVPKMDGFELVKYVREANIDTPIIILTSLTDIKDLSRGYTLGCNDYIRKPFDMIELKFRIEALIKNHFNANDDCIELELDFKYNIKEFLLYKDNNLVDLSSKELELVSFLVQNRGFFVSIESLHENVWENKDISYADIRMCIKRVREKTDKDFIKTKRFLGYKIDK; this comes from the coding sequence ATGATAAAAATACTATTACTTGAAGATGATTATTTATATAAAATTTCAATAAAAGAGTTTTTAGAAGAGCTCGATTTTGCAGTTGATGATTTTGATAATGGAGAAGATGCTCTAAATGCAATTTTTGATAAAAAATATGATCTACTTTTACTTGATATTAGAGTCCCAAAAATGGATGGATTTGAACTTGTAAAATATGTAAGAGAGGCAAATATTGATACCCCTATAATTATCTTAACTTCTCTAACAGATATAAAAGATTTGAGCCGTGGATACACTTTGGGTTGTAATGATTATATTAGAAAACCTTTTGATATGATTGAGCTTAAATTTAGAATAGAAGCACTTATAAAAAATCACTTTAATGCAAATGATGATTGTATAGAACTTGAGCTTGACTTTAAATATAATATAAAAGAATTTTTACTTTATAAAGATAATAATTTAGTAGATTTATCTTCAAAAGAGCTTGAATTAGTCTCTTTTTTAGTACAAAATAGAGGTTTTTTTGTATCTATTGAATCTTTGCATGAAAATGTTTGGGAAAATAAAGATATAAGCTATGCAGATATTAGAATGTGTATAAAAAGAGTTAGAGAAAAAACAGATAAAGACTTTATAAAAACAAAAAGATTTTTGGGATATAAAATTGATAAATAG
- a CDS encoding sensor histidine kinase, with product MINSKSELKYIVIQVIIGLLIAFIPIYFYIDATIKNQDIKDRLDLQNYSNQIVLQIENFEKQNSNIFYYPRSNIFFSTIFDENKKELFSSNISLDFFDEEFKSFSNKFCYKKYLSSNILNASYLIVCKNIDYSEVIYNALILLLMVTFFIFLLSFFVIKQSIEPYKKLNIYLDEFLKDAMHELKTPIGVARINTDMLSMRLKNDKNILRVKSALKNMTIIYEDLEYYMQQNEVKELKTNINFSSFLEKRVEFFNDLAVARDIKFYKNIEPNIEILFNEIEAYRIIDNNLSNAIKYSKNNSNIYVSLQKYENSIKLTFKDEGVGISDTSTIFERYFRGDNITGGFGIGLSIVKNICKKNNISIEVVSKENFGTTFIYTFNL from the coding sequence TTGATAAATAGTAAATCCGAACTAAAATATATTGTAATTCAAGTAATAATCGGACTTTTAATTGCTTTTATTCCTATATATTTTTATATAGATGCAACTATAAAAAATCAAGATATAAAAGATAGACTTGATTTACAAAACTATTCTAATCAAATAGTTTTACAAATAGAGAATTTTGAGAAGCAAAATAGCAATATATTTTATTACCCAAGATCAAATATATTTTTTTCAACTATCTTTGATGAAAACAAAAAAGAGCTTTTTAGTTCAAATATTAGTTTAGATTTTTTTGATGAAGAGTTTAAAAGTTTTAGCAATAAATTTTGCTATAAAAAATATCTATCTTCAAATATTTTGAATGCTTCATATTTGATTGTTTGCAAAAATATCGATTACAGTGAAGTTATCTACAATGCTTTAATTCTTCTTTTAATGGTAACATTTTTTATATTTTTACTCTCATTTTTTGTTATAAAACAGAGTATAGAACCATATAAAAAATTAAATATCTATCTTGATGAGTTCTTAAAAGATGCTATGCATGAACTAAAAACTCCTATTGGAGTGGCAAGAATAAATACAGATATGCTTTCTATGAGGCTAAAAAATGATAAAAATATCTTAAGAGTTAAATCCGCACTTAAAAATATGACTATTATCTATGAAGATTTAGAGTATTATATGCAACAAAATGAGGTAAAAGAGCTAAAAACAAATATAAACTTTTCAAGCTTTTTAGAAAAAAGAGTTGAGTTTTTTAATGACTTAGCCGTTGCTAGAGATATAAAATTTTATAAAAATATAGAACCAAATATTGAAATTCTTTTTAATGAAATTGAAGCTTACAGAATTATTGATAATAATCTTTCAAATGCGATAAAATATTCAAAAAACAACTCAAATATCTATGTAAGTTTACAAAAATATGAAAATAGTATAAAACTAACTTTTAAGGATGAAGGAGTTGGAATAAGTGATACAAGTACGATTTTTGAAAGATATTTTAGAGGAGATAATATAACGGGTGGTTTTGGAATAGGACTTAGTATTGTAAAAAATATATGCAAAAAGAATAATATATCAATAGAAGTTGTTTCCAAAGAAAATTTTGGAACAACTTTTATTTATACTTTTAATTTGTAG
- a CDS encoding c-type cytochrome — MKKIITVALFGALSTGFLLASEVVKFDKKLIGERNNIGYKYNGEKLEYKIPDESTIPNNQFGDLIKYGKELTVHTYKYIGPEVKDKKMRYSGNNLSCQSCHLEAATKPYAAPFVGLYGQFPQYRPRENTIGTLADRINGCMQRSMNGKPLPVESKEMRAFEAYIYWLSQGVPVGAKVEGNSLSEINRKMILTTKADEAKGKEVYSVHCASCHGVNGEGVKNEGLANGYTFPPLWGNDTYNKGAGMYRTLKAADFIKSNMPIGATKENPILTDEEAYNVAVYMNSNNHKRPEKANREKDFPDANVKAPDTYIEGKDPIERQHGPFGQFIKTNK; from the coding sequence ATGAAAAAGATTATAACTGTTGCACTTTTTGGTGCATTATCTACTGGTTTTTTATTAGCTAGTGAAGTTGTTAAGTTTGATAAAAAACTTATTGGTGAAAGAAACAATATTGGATATAAATATAATGGTGAAAAGCTAGAGTATAAAATTCCAGATGAAAGTACAATCCCAAATAACCAATTTGGAGATTTAATTAAATATGGAAAAGAGCTTACTGTTCATACTTATAAATATATAGGTCCTGAGGTTAAAGATAAAAAGATGAGATATTCAGGTAATAACCTTTCATGTCAAAGTTGTCACTTAGAAGCTGCAACAAAACCTTATGCAGCACCATTTGTTGGACTTTATGGACAATTTCCACAATATAGACCAAGAGAGAATACAATAGGAACATTGGCTGATAGAATAAATGGTTGTATGCAAAGAAGTATGAATGGTAAACCTCTTCCTGTTGAGAGTAAAGAGATGAGAGCTTTTGAAGCATATATCTATTGGTTAAGTCAAGGAGTACCTGTTGGTGCTAAGGTTGAAGGAAATAGTTTATCTGAAATTAATAGAAAAATGATACTAACAACAAAAGCAGATGAAGCTAAAGGAAAAGAGGTTTATTCTGTACACTGTGCCTCTTGCCATGGAGTAAATGGAGAAGGTGTTAAAAATGAAGGTCTTGCAAATGGTTATACTTTCCCACCACTTTGGGGTAATGATACATATAACAAAGGTGCTGGAATGTATAGAACTCTAAAAGCAGCTGATTTTATAAAATCAAATATGCCTATTGGTGCTACAAAAGAGAACCCTATTTTAACAGATGAAGAGGCATACAATGTAGCTGTTTATATGAATTCAAACAATCATAAAAGACCAGAAAAAGCAAATAGAGAGAAAGATTTCCCAGATGCAAATGTAAAAGCTCCAGATACTTATATTGAAGGAAAAGACCCAATTGAAAGACAACATGGCCCATTTGGACAATTTATCAAAACTAATAAATAA
- a CDS encoding bifunctional aconitate hydratase 2/2-methylisocitrate dehydratase: MSLLQEYKAHEAQRQSEGGLPGLALTAAQTADLVELLKVSKVEDAEFALNLFKNKINPGVDDAAYVKAAFLNDVVQGKVSCSVISRVEAIEILGTMMGGYNVPPLVEALKIADVADAAAKELKNTILVYNSFNDVKSLMDAGNAKAKEVIESWANAEWFTNKPALEEEITLTVYKIPGETNTDDLSPATVAFTRADIPLHATAMLQSRMEKPLEKMEELKKKGYPLAYVGDVVGTGSSRKSGINSVQWHMGRDIAGVPNKRTGGVVIGSIIAPIFFNTAEDSGCLPIEANVDSIDTGDVITLKPYAGEILKDGKVVSTFKLSPNTLTDEMRAGGRIPLIIGKGLTAKAREALKLASSDKFIAPEQPANNGKGYTQAQKMVGRACGVDGVKPGMYVEPIATTVGSQDTTGPMTRDEIKELAALSFGADMVMQSFCHTAAYPKPADIKLRHTLPDFINSRGGVTLKPGDGVIHSWLNRLCLPDTVGTGGDSHTRFPIGISFPAGSGLIAFAGVTGMMPLTMPESVLVKFTGKMQEGITLRDLVNAIPYYAIKQGLLTVPKKNKKNIFAGTIVEIQGLPDLKVEQAFELSDASAERSAAACSVQLNKEPIIEYLSSNIALIEKMIEEGYEDAKTLQRRADKMKEWIKNPQLLEPDADAEYLATIEINLDDIKEPILACPNDPDDVATLSEILADDSRPKNIDEVFVGSCMTNIGLFRALGEVLKGEGVAKAKLWVAPPTKMDEAQLTEEGYYAAFAAAGARIEIPGCSLCMGNQAQVGEGSTVFSTSTRNFDNRLGKNSKVYLGSAEVAAVAALLGRLPTVKEYLEIVAKKINESNKDGVYKYLNFHQVSADHLTTLLTSR; encoded by the coding sequence ATGAGTTTATTACAAGAGTATAAAGCACACGAAGCACAAAGACAAAGCGAAGGTGGATTACCAGGTCTTGCTCTTACAGCTGCTCAAACTGCTGATTTAGTGGAGCTTTTAAAAGTAAGTAAAGTGGAAGATGCAGAGTTTGCATTAAACCTATTTAAAAATAAAATCAATCCAGGTGTTGATGATGCTGCTTATGTAAAAGCTGCTTTTTTGAACGATGTTGTTCAAGGTAAGGTTTCATGTTCAGTTATTTCAAGAGTTGAAGCTATTGAGATTTTAGGAACAATGATGGGTGGATATAATGTACCACCATTAGTAGAAGCTCTAAAAATTGCAGATGTAGCTGATGCTGCTGCAAAAGAGTTAAAAAATACAATCTTAGTTTATAACTCATTTAATGATGTAAAATCTTTAATGGATGCAGGAAATGCAAAAGCAAAAGAAGTTATCGAATCTTGGGCAAATGCTGAGTGGTTTACAAATAAACCAGCATTAGAAGAAGAGATTACTTTAACAGTTTACAAAATCCCTGGTGAAACAAATACAGATGATTTATCTCCTGCAACTGTTGCATTTACAAGAGCAGATATTCCACTACATGCAACTGCAATGTTACAATCAAGAATGGAAAAACCTTTAGAAAAAATGGAAGAGTTAAAGAAAAAAGGTTATCCATTAGCTTATGTTGGAGATGTTGTAGGAACTGGAAGTTCAAGAAAATCAGGAATTAACTCTGTTCAATGGCATATGGGAAGAGATATCGCTGGTGTTCCAAATAAAAGAACAGGTGGAGTTGTAATTGGATCGATTATTGCACCAATTTTCTTTAATACAGCAGAAGATTCAGGATGTTTACCAATTGAAGCAAATGTTGATAGTATTGATACTGGTGATGTAATTACTTTAAAACCATATGCTGGTGAAATATTAAAAGATGGAAAAGTAGTATCTACTTTTAAATTAAGCCCAAATACATTAACAGATGAGATGAGAGCAGGTGGAAGAATTCCATTAATTATTGGAAAAGGCTTAACTGCAAAAGCTAGAGAAGCTTTAAAATTAGCTTCTAGTGATAAATTTATTGCTCCTGAGCAACCAGCAAATAATGGAAAAGGTTATACTCAAGCACAAAAAATGGTAGGAAGAGCTTGTGGTGTTGATGGTGTTAAACCAGGAATGTATGTTGAGCCAATCGCTACAACTGTAGGAAGCCAAGATACAACAGGACCAATGACAAGAGATGAGATTAAAGAGCTTGCAGCATTAAGTTTTGGTGCTGATATGGTTATGCAATCATTCTGTCACACAGCTGCTTATCCAAAACCAGCTGATATTAAATTAAGACACACTTTACCAGATTTCATTAATTCAAGAGGTGGAGTTACACTTAAGCCAGGTGATGGTGTTATTCACTCATGGTTAAATAGACTTTGTTTACCAGATACTGTAGGAACAGGTGGAGATTCACATACAAGATTCCCAATTGGTATCTCTTTCCCAGCAGGTTCAGGACTTATTGCATTTGCAGGAGTTACTGGAATGATGCCTCTAACAATGCCAGAGTCTGTTTTAGTTAAGTTTACAGGAAAAATGCAAGAGGGAATTACTCTTAGAGATCTTGTAAATGCTATTCCATATTATGCTATTAAACAAGGACTTTTAACTGTTCCTAAGAAAAACAAAAAGAATATTTTTGCTGGAACAATTGTTGAAATTCAAGGATTACCAGACTTAAAAGTTGAACAAGCTTTTGAATTATCAGATGCTTCAGCTGAGAGATCTGCTGCTGCTTGTAGTGTTCAATTAAACAAAGAGCCAATTATTGAATACCTATCTTCAAATATTGCTTTAATCGAAAAAATGATTGAAGAGGGATATGAAGATGCAAAAACTCTTCAAAGAAGAGCTGATAAGATGAAAGAGTGGATTAAAAATCCTCAATTATTAGAGCCAGATGCAGATGCTGAATATTTAGCAACAATTGAGATTAATCTTGATGATATTAAAGAGCCAATTTTAGCTTGTCCAAATGATCCAGATGATGTTGCAACTCTAAGTGAAATCTTAGCAGATGACTCAAGACCAAAAAATATTGATGAAGTATTTGTTGGATCTTGTATGACAAATATTGGACTATTTAGAGCTTTAGGAGAAGTTCTTAAAGGTGAGGGTGTAGCAAAAGCTAAACTATGGGTTGCACCACCAACAAAAATGGATGAAGCTCAATTAACAGAAGAGGGATACTATGCTGCATTTGCTGCTGCTGGTGCTAGAATAGAGATTCCTGGATGTTCATTATGTATGGGTAACCAAGCACAAGTTGGAGAAGGTTCAACTGTATTTAGTACAAGTACAAGAAACTTTGATAATAGACTTGGTAAAAACTCAAAAGTTTATTTAGGTTCAGCAGAAGTTGCAGCTGTTGCTGCTCTTTTAGGAAGACTTCCAACTGTAAAAGAGTATTTAGAAATAGTTGCTAAGAAAATAAATGAGAGCAATAAAGATGGAGTTTACAAATACCTAAACTTCCACCAAGTAAGTGCAGACCACTTAACTACACTTTTAACTTCAAGATAA